The following coding sequences are from one Pseudonocardia sp. HH130630-07 window:
- a CDS encoding nuclear transport factor 2 family protein — MTDIDVADAVGIQALYARYAHAIDGGDGETWADCYTADGTYWSSTFGTRSGRDALREFAVAHFEEWREQGITTQHWINQSRFEPTSWGISGRTYVLLMGARESGPPVAMLQTEYHDELVRDAGRWRLRRRASHAQCRLVVPPVSP; from the coding sequence GTGACCGATATCGATGTCGCCGACGCCGTCGGGATCCAGGCGCTCTACGCCCGGTACGCGCACGCGATCGACGGCGGGGACGGCGAGACCTGGGCGGACTGCTACACCGCGGACGGGACGTACTGGTCGTCGACCTTCGGGACCCGCAGCGGGCGCGACGCGCTGCGGGAGTTCGCCGTCGCCCACTTCGAGGAGTGGCGTGAGCAGGGGATAACCACCCAGCACTGGATCAACCAGAGCCGGTTCGAGCCCACGTCGTGGGGGATCTCGGGGCGGACCTACGTGCTGCTGATGGGGGCCCGCGAGAGCGGCCCGCCGGTGGCGATGCTGCAGACCGAGTACCACGACGAGCTGGTGCGTGACGCCGGCCGGTGGCGGTTGCGGCGTCGTGCCTCGCACGCGCAGTGCCGGCTCGTCGTGCCGCCGGTGTCTCCGTGA
- a CDS encoding carboxymuconolactone decarboxylase family protein, protein MTTQQDEPAAAGDTEAEKARVRAKFETARGFWDPLWDPVLDADPNLLDAYIDLSSVPWQDGTLSPKERELVYVAMNASTTHLYEIGVRVHLRNAIGYGATPAEAMAVLAVVSEVGGHTVMSVLPLLADELAARPGAGAPATAPGPWPAAAEALAPRYLAAARRYSEVTRERGVLREPFRLLVAVAAASSATHLHLPAVQHHIRAALDGGVEWHEIVEVLEVVAMVGVHTLTEYARVVAEEFADRAEGTGPGGR, encoded by the coding sequence GTGACCACACAGCAGGACGAGCCCGCCGCAGCCGGGGACACCGAGGCCGAGAAGGCGCGGGTCCGGGCGAAGTTCGAGACCGCCCGCGGATTCTGGGACCCGCTCTGGGACCCGGTGCTCGACGCCGACCCGAACCTGCTCGATGCCTACATCGACCTGTCGTCGGTGCCGTGGCAGGACGGGACGCTGAGCCCGAAGGAGCGCGAGCTCGTCTACGTGGCGATGAACGCCTCGACGACGCACCTCTACGAGATCGGCGTCCGGGTCCACCTGCGCAACGCCATCGGGTACGGGGCGACGCCGGCGGAGGCGATGGCGGTGCTGGCCGTCGTGTCCGAGGTCGGCGGGCACACGGTGATGTCGGTGCTGCCGTTGCTGGCCGATGAGCTGGCGGCCCGTCCCGGCGCCGGTGCACCGGCCACGGCACCCGGCCCGTGGCCGGCGGCGGCCGAGGCACTGGCCCCGCGGTACCTCGCGGCGGCGCGCCGGTACTCCGAGGTGACCCGGGAGCGGGGCGTGCTGCGCGAGCCGTTCCGGCTGCTCGTGGCCGTCGCGGCGGCGTCGTCGGCGACCCATCTGCACCTTCCCGCGGTGCAACACCACATCCGGGCCGCACTGGACGGCGGCGTAGAGTGGCACGAGATCGTCGAGGTGCTCGAAGTCGTCGCGATGGTCGGTGTGCACACACTCACGGAGTACGCGCGGGTGGTCGCGGAGGAGTTCGCGGACCGGGCGGAGGGCACGGGCCCGGGTGGGCGGTGA
- a CDS encoding GntR family transcriptional regulator, with translation MQSLIRRDDSGYRAQTEEILRRWIVEGRFAPGERLNEVDLARELGISRGPLREALQRLAASGLVTLVSHRGAYVRTFSRREIADLFELRIALEEMAAGLAAERITDQEAADLLSTMAGISGQMSPSEPGPYPHAVDLHSRIAVLSRNAVLVTHLSEVHAHLALARVTSGNRPERARDAVAEHEAIVRAIAGRDRIGARERMGDHLRHAMASSLSSLSLED, from the coding sequence GTGCAGTCGTTGATCCGGCGCGACGACAGTGGTTACCGGGCGCAGACCGAGGAGATCCTGCGGCGCTGGATCGTCGAGGGCCGGTTCGCGCCCGGTGAACGACTCAACGAGGTCGACCTGGCCCGCGAGCTGGGCATCAGTCGCGGGCCGCTGCGCGAGGCGCTGCAGCGGCTGGCCGCGTCGGGGCTGGTCACGCTGGTCAGCCACCGCGGGGCCTACGTACGCACGTTCTCGCGGCGGGAGATCGCCGACCTGTTCGAGCTGCGGATCGCACTGGAGGAGATGGCCGCCGGGCTCGCCGCCGAGCGGATCACCGACCAGGAGGCGGCCGACCTGCTGTCCACGATGGCCGGCATCTCCGGGCAGATGTCGCCGTCGGAGCCGGGCCCGTACCCGCACGCGGTCGACCTGCACTCGCGGATCGCGGTGCTGTCGCGGAACGCCGTGCTGGTCACCCACCTGTCCGAGGTGCACGCGCACCTCGCGCTGGCCCGGGTCACCTCCGGGAACCGGCCGGAGCGGGCCCGCGACGCGGTGGCCGAGCACGAGGCGATCGTGCGCGCCATCGCCGGGCGGGACCGGATCGGCGCCCGCGAACGGATGGGCGACCACCTCCGGCACGCCATGGCCAGCTCGCTGAGCAGCCTGTCCCTGGAGGACTGA
- a CDS encoding SDR family oxidoreductase, whose translation MSVVLFTGFPGFLGSALLPRTLRRAPAARAVALVQEKFAEQARRTLAAIERADPGIAGRTDLVTGDITVPGLGLSDADRSRLLAGPLEIFHLAAVYDLSVPAELGWRVNVDGTRNVVDLARAAMDGSGLTRLQYVSTCYVSGRYDGIFSETDLELGQPFANHYDHTKHEAERVVAKARDAGLPVSVYRPSIVVGDSVTGATQKYDGPYYLLQLLARQGRTAFVPLPRRASRTRFNLVPSDYVVDAIAALAGHDAAVNRTFALAQPDPPTVTRMCEVFADRLGARLRTIPMATGPAAFAIDRVPGVGRFLKVPSSTLEYLTHPSRYDTAATTRMLSELGVHCPAFDDHVDAMVAYFRANPQVGSTAMI comes from the coding sequence GTGAGCGTCGTGCTCTTCACCGGGTTCCCGGGGTTCCTCGGCTCCGCCCTGCTGCCGCGCACGCTGCGCCGCGCACCGGCGGCGCGGGCCGTGGCCCTCGTGCAGGAGAAGTTCGCCGAGCAGGCGCGGCGCACCCTGGCCGCGATCGAACGGGCGGACCCGGGGATCGCCGGCCGGACCGACCTCGTCACCGGCGACATCACCGTCCCCGGGCTCGGACTATCCGATGCGGACCGCTCCCGGCTGCTCGCCGGCCCGCTGGAGATCTTCCACCTGGCCGCGGTCTACGACCTCTCGGTGCCGGCCGAGCTCGGCTGGCGGGTGAACGTCGACGGAACCCGGAACGTGGTGGACCTGGCCCGCGCCGCGATGGACGGGTCCGGGCTGACCCGGCTGCAGTACGTCTCCACCTGCTACGTGTCCGGGCGCTACGACGGCATCTTCTCCGAGACCGACCTGGAGCTCGGGCAGCCGTTCGCCAACCACTACGACCACACCAAGCACGAGGCGGAGCGGGTGGTCGCGAAGGCCCGCGACGCCGGCCTGCCGGTGAGCGTCTACCGGCCCTCGATCGTCGTCGGGGACTCGGTGACCGGTGCGACCCAGAAGTACGACGGCCCGTACTACCTGCTGCAGCTGCTGGCCCGTCAGGGGCGGACGGCGTTCGTCCCGCTCCCCCGCCGCGCCTCCCGGACCCGGTTCAACCTGGTCCCGTCGGACTACGTCGTCGACGCGATCGCCGCACTGGCCGGGCACGACGCAGCGGTGAACCGGACGTTCGCACTGGCCCAGCCGGACCCGCCGACGGTGACCCGGATGTGCGAGGTGTTCGCCGACCGGCTCGGCGCCCGGCTCCGCACGATCCCGATGGCGACCGGGCCCGCCGCGTTCGCGATCGACCGCGTGCCCGGCGTCGGCCGTTTCCTGAAGGTCCCGTCGAGCACCCTGGAGTACCTGACGCACCCGTCGCGCTACGACACCGCCGCGACGACGAGAATGCTGTCGGAGCTCGGCGTGCACTGCCCGGCCTTCGACGACCACGTCGATGCGATGGTCGCCTATTTCCGGGCGAACCCGCAGGTCGGAAGCACCGCGATGATCTGA
- a CDS encoding IS1380 family transposase yields the protein MRLGAPDAALTRFSGLAAVTELIDRLGIIDKLDAAVGPIKDRDRGCSAGQMLVGMSAAQLCGEDFLVGLDRHRADTAGQALTPVPGLASTTAAGLARKFIEGQWAAVETGLGDVHTTALDLLAQVDPDRAEQLTADVTIDLDTTDVEVYGRLKQGVAFNHQGQRVARPHVATWADTAVVLAADLGSGRDDPRATSAELFHRALAALPAQARAGRVRVRADAGYFAGQLARAALFVGVEFAIGARRIAPLWRILDGVAADGWTDAIDMTGAQVAVADYCPNWWPAATQLLIRRVRLDLDHGQVSGDPRARRRRTLHPAQRALPLDDLATVAKVDGVFAYSFIVTNLDVSTPAAAAQAEYWYRHRTKVENLFRDTKHGAALRHLPSGHLAVNRAWMWGALLAATTSGWLHHLTARTRDGRLVGHGVRGGQAMIATLRRRLITIPARLVRHARGLTLRLPPGEHLLAEVLARVRALPAPS from the coding sequence GTGCGTCTCGGCGCGCCGGACGCGGCGCTGACCAGGTTCTCCGGGCTGGCCGCGGTGACCGAGCTGATCGACCGGCTCGGGATCATCGACAAGCTCGACGCCGCGGTCGGGCCCATCAAGGACCGCGACCGCGGGTGCAGCGCCGGGCAGATGCTGGTCGGCATGTCGGCGGCGCAGCTGTGCGGGGAGGACTTCCTGGTCGGGCTGGACCGGCACCGCGCCGACACCGCCGGGCAGGCACTCACGCCGGTGCCGGGGTTGGCGTCCACGACCGCCGCCGGGCTCGCGCGCAAGTTCATCGAGGGGCAGTGGGCGGCGGTGGAGACCGGGCTCGGTGACGTGCACACCACCGCGCTGGACCTGCTCGCCCAGGTCGACCCGGACCGGGCCGAGCAGCTGACGGCGGACGTGACGATCGATCTGGACACCACCGATGTCGAGGTTTACGGCCGGCTCAAGCAGGGCGTGGCGTTCAACCACCAAGGCCAGCGGGTCGCCCGCCCGCACGTCGCGACCTGGGCCGACACCGCGGTGGTGCTGGCCGCTGACCTCGGTTCGGGCCGGGATGACCCCCGCGCCACCAGCGCCGAGCTGTTCCACCGGGCGCTGGCCGCGCTCCCCGCGCAGGCGCGGGCGGGGCGAGTCCGCGTGCGTGCGGACGCGGGCTACTTCGCCGGGCAGCTCGCCCGCGCAGCCCTGTTCGTCGGCGTGGAGTTCGCCATCGGCGCCCGACGCATCGCGCCGCTGTGGCGCATCCTCGACGGCGTCGCGGCCGACGGGTGGACCGACGCGATCGACATGACCGGCGCGCAGGTCGCGGTGGCCGACTATTGCCCGAACTGGTGGCCCGCAGCGACCCAGCTGCTGATCCGTCGGGTCCGGCTCGACCTGGACCACGGCCAGGTCTCCGGTGACCCGCGAGCGCGGCGCCGACGCACCCTGCACCCCGCCCAGCGGGCGCTCCCGCTCGACGACCTCGCTACGGTGGCCAAGGTCGACGGGGTGTTCGCCTACTCGTTCATCGTGACCAACCTCGACGTCTCCACACCTGCCGCAGCCGCGCAGGCCGAGTACTGGTACCGCCACCGCACGAAGGTGGAGAACCTGTTCCGCGACACCAAGCACGGCGCCGCGCTGCGCCACCTCCCCTCCGGACACCTCGCGGTGAACCGAGCCTGGATGTGGGGCGCACTCCTGGCCGCCACCACCAGCGGGTGGCTGCACCACCTCACCGCCCGCACCCGCGACGGGCGCCTGGTCGGGCACGGCGTCCGCGGCGGCCAGGCCATGATCGCCACCCTGCGCCGGCGGCTGATCACCATCCCCGCCCGCCTCGTGCGCCACGCCCGCGGCCTCACCCTGCGCCTACCACCCGGCGAGCACCTACTCGCCGAGGTCCTCGCCCGCGTCCGCGCCCTGCCCGCTCCGTCCTGA
- a CDS encoding phosphatase PAP2 family protein yields the protein MQYADAQQTAGLFLVLGWAVVAAVLVARQPGLVVSGAGLAGGARPRGPLLWGSGAALALWTVQTVVVDAVEDAPARIAAADRLVLDWLVAHRTPGLTVVMEAVSRWGGTNGTLLLAGLAIVVLLVARRPLEAAATAVATAGVAVLVPVFKDLYGRGRPPVATRLAVEPDLSLPSGHALGGIVVLGVLTVIVVRVLRSTWLRVAAVAAAAAGVVTIGVSRLYLGVHWLTDVVAGWALGGAWLAVVVTGLWWAGARRDARPAGAGGTAR from the coding sequence GTGCAGTACGCCGACGCGCAGCAGACTGCGGGGCTGTTCCTCGTACTCGGATGGGCGGTCGTGGCCGCCGTCCTCGTCGCCCGGCAGCCCGGGCTGGTCGTGAGCGGAGCCGGGCTCGCCGGCGGCGCGCGGCCGAGGGGTCCGTTGCTGTGGGGCTCGGGAGCAGCGCTGGCGCTGTGGACCGTGCAGACGGTCGTCGTCGACGCGGTCGAGGACGCGCCGGCCCGGATCGCGGCGGCCGACCGCCTGGTGCTCGACTGGCTCGTCGCCCACCGCACTCCGGGGCTGACCGTGGTGATGGAGGCGGTCAGCCGCTGGGGCGGCACGAACGGGACGCTGCTGCTGGCCGGGCTCGCGATCGTGGTGCTGCTGGTGGCGCGGCGCCCGCTGGAGGCCGCCGCCACGGCGGTCGCGACCGCCGGGGTCGCCGTGCTCGTGCCCGTGTTCAAGGACCTCTACGGGCGCGGCCGCCCGCCGGTGGCGACCCGGCTGGCGGTCGAACCGGACCTGTCGCTGCCGTCCGGGCACGCGTTGGGCGGGATCGTCGTGCTCGGCGTCCTCACCGTCATCGTGGTCCGGGTGCTGCGCTCGACCTGGCTGCGGGTCGCGGCCGTCGCGGCCGCGGCCGCCGGTGTCGTCACGATCGGGGTGAGCCGGCTGTACCTGGGTGTGCACTGGCTGACCGACGTCGTCGCCGGGTGGGCGCTCGGTGGGGCCTGGCTCGCCGTCGTCGTGACGGGGCTGTGGTGGGCCGGGGCCCGGCGCGACGCCCGGCCGGCCGGTGCGGGCGGTACCGCCCGGTAG
- a CDS encoding alpha/beta hydrolase family esterase, with the protein MWTNDDPSGGATHPAPARGATPARRGRRRLGALTVAALALASALAGTGTALAAPGPAAPGGGSVAAAPSAGCGAGAPAPSVARHDVPEPEPNDTGTSRHYELTVPAGYDASRPWPVILAFHGRGGTGPELQRFSGLSELPAIVAYLDGARSATTASQSWQGAPYSAPGVDDVAYAASVLDQVEATTCADTNRVYAAGKSNGGGFTDILACRMSDRIAAIAPVAAAFYRTGEPECAPGRPVPVIEFHGTADATVPYTGGGPAKPTPAIQDWVNGWVARDRCAPEPATRRIGPDVTVTDWTHCANGADVEHVVVDGGGHTWPGSLGYSGEGRITQTVKATDMMWDFLSRQTLHGPA; encoded by the coding sequence GTGTGGACGAACGATGATCCTTCCGGGGGAGCGACGCACCCCGCTCCGGCACGAGGTGCGACGCCCGCCCGGCGCGGCCGGCGCCGGCTCGGCGCGCTCACCGTCGCGGCCCTGGCCTTGGCGTCGGCCCTCGCGGGTACCGGCACGGCGCTCGCCGCGCCCGGCCCCGCGGCCCCGGGTGGGGGATCGGTCGCCGCGGCGCCCTCGGCGGGCTGCGGCGCGGGCGCCCCGGCCCCGTCGGTGGCACGGCACGACGTCCCCGAGCCCGAGCCGAACGACACTGGCACGTCGCGGCACTACGAGCTGACGGTCCCGGCGGGCTACGACGCGAGCCGCCCGTGGCCGGTGATCCTCGCCTTCCACGGTCGCGGCGGCACCGGTCCCGAGCTGCAGAGGTTCAGCGGCCTCTCGGAGCTGCCGGCGATCGTCGCCTACCTCGACGGCGCCCGGTCGGCGACGACGGCCTCCCAGAGCTGGCAGGGCGCGCCCTACTCCGCCCCCGGTGTCGACGACGTCGCCTACGCCGCGTCGGTGCTCGACCAGGTGGAGGCCACCACGTGTGCCGACACCAACCGGGTCTACGCCGCGGGCAAGTCCAACGGCGGCGGCTTCACCGACATCCTGGCCTGCCGGATGTCGGACCGGATCGCGGCGATCGCGCCGGTCGCGGCGGCGTTCTACCGCACCGGTGAGCCGGAGTGCGCGCCCGGCCGCCCGGTCCCGGTGATCGAGTTCCACGGCACCGCCGACGCGACGGTGCCCTACACCGGCGGTGGCCCGGCGAAGCCCACGCCGGCGATCCAGGACTGGGTGAACGGCTGGGTGGCACGCGACCGGTGCGCACCCGAGCCCGCCACGCGGCGGATCGGGCCGGACGTCACCGTGACGGACTGGACGCACTGTGCGAACGGTGCGGACGTGGAACACGTCGTCGTCGACGGCGGGGGGCACACCTGGCCCGGCAGCCTCGGCTACTCGGGCGAGGGCCGGATCACCCAGACGGTGAAGGCCACCGACATGATGTGGGACTTCCTGTCCCGGCAGACGTTGCACGGCCCGGCCTGA
- a CDS encoding dihydrofolate reductase family protein, protein MSVSLDGFVAGPGQSREDPLGKRGVELHGWHIGDPRATGADEVAAGWLMRPRGAYVMGRNMFGPVRGRWDEDWRGWWGPEPPYHAPVFVLTHHSRAPIEMDGGTTFHFVTGGFDAAYAQAVEVAGGAGVDIAGGASNVRQALLAGVIDELTLDVAPVLLGAGERLFDGVGSFGFEPAEVLHSPLATHIRYRRTGAG, encoded by the coding sequence ATGTCGGTCTCCCTCGATGGCTTCGTCGCCGGGCCCGGGCAGAGCCGGGAGGACCCGCTCGGGAAGCGCGGCGTCGAGCTGCACGGCTGGCACATCGGGGATCCGCGGGCGACCGGTGCCGACGAGGTCGCGGCCGGGTGGCTCATGCGTCCCCGCGGGGCGTACGTCATGGGCCGCAACATGTTCGGCCCGGTCCGCGGCCGGTGGGACGAGGACTGGCGTGGCTGGTGGGGGCCCGAGCCGCCGTACCACGCGCCGGTGTTCGTGCTCACCCACCACTCCCGCGCACCGATCGAGATGGACGGCGGGACGACCTTCCACTTCGTCACCGGGGGCTTCGACGCCGCCTACGCGCAGGCCGTCGAGGTGGCCGGGGGCGCGGGGGTGGACATCGCCGGGGGTGCCTCCAACGTCCGGCAGGCGTTGCTCGCGGGGGTGATCGACGAGCTGACGCTGGACGTCGCACCCGTCCTGCTCGGCGCCGGCGAGCGGCTGTTCGACGGGGTCGGCTCCTTCGGGTTCGAGCCCGCCGAGGTGCTCCACTCGCCGCTCGCCACGCACATCCGCTACCGCCGGACCGGCGCCGGCTGA
- a CDS encoding CPBP family intramembrane glutamic endopeptidase, whose translation MSTVSRVGDTTTERPRGGGRPLKVWQFLVLTALYLVIVQGAIVLLRDGTVDGYGEPTSIDYLVRALVIPTGLVTVFALGVATYLGAWSEMFVNRRPLRRWVIAVPLAVLVLVAVVTNYSGLAAKGLTFALLLLVATLMVGFAEELMFRGVGVVVFRSNGYSEVRVGLWTTLVFGLAHGTNVITSGSAAFLQVVLTSATGFVFYLVLRSTGALAGAMLAHGLWDFGVLSTQVDPADPSPMANVAGAGLAVILLVVLVLGRQLRVRRTEAERAPG comes from the coding sequence ATGTCCACGGTGAGCCGCGTCGGCGACACCACGACCGAACGCCCCCGCGGCGGCGGCCGCCCCCTGAAGGTCTGGCAGTTCCTCGTCCTCACCGCGCTCTACCTGGTGATCGTCCAGGGCGCGATCGTGCTGCTGCGCGACGGGACCGTGGACGGCTACGGCGAACCGACCTCGATCGACTACCTGGTCCGGGCGCTGGTGATCCCGACCGGGCTGGTCACCGTGTTCGCCCTCGGCGTCGCCACGTACCTGGGTGCGTGGAGCGAGATGTTCGTGAACCGCCGGCCGCTGCGGCGCTGGGTGATCGCGGTACCGCTCGCGGTGCTCGTGCTGGTCGCGGTGGTGACGAACTACTCCGGCCTGGCCGCGAAGGGCCTCACGTTCGCGCTCCTGCTGCTGGTCGCGACGCTCATGGTCGGGTTCGCCGAGGAGCTGATGTTCCGCGGCGTCGGCGTGGTCGTGTTCCGCAGCAACGGCTACAGCGAGGTCCGGGTCGGACTGTGGACGACGCTCGTCTTCGGCCTGGCCCACGGCACGAACGTCATCACCTCCGGATCGGCCGCGTTCCTGCAGGTCGTGCTGACCAGCGCCACCGGCTTCGTGTTCTACCTGGTCCTGCGCAGCACCGGTGCGCTCGCCGGCGCGATGCTGGCGCACGGGCTGTGGGACTTCGGGGTGCTCAGCACCCAGGTGGACCCGGCCGACCCCTCGCCCATGGCGAACGTCGCCGGGGCCGGGCTGGCGGTGATCCTGCTCGTGGTGCTCGTCCTCGGCCGGCAGCTCCGCGTCCGGCGGACGGAGGCGGAGCGGGCCCCGGGCTGA
- a CDS encoding TetR/AcrR family transcriptional regulator: MDGRRQEIVDAARVILAEDPDSTLAVRTVAARVGIGPSTLRHYFPTQRALHEALVIADLDIALSDLRIHDRSVPAETRLRECLAQILPPRRPLDEVRSQRWLQRVNTVFGPGGSAEVRRAWTAFDTTILDAVAGWLGVLAAEGVVPPGSEQRGARFLKTVIDGLAVARILPVPQPDDEIETAALGDALATVLRTG, encoded by the coding sequence GTGGACGGTCGGCGGCAGGAGATCGTGGACGCGGCCCGGGTGATCCTGGCCGAGGATCCCGACTCGACGTTGGCGGTCCGCACGGTCGCCGCCCGGGTCGGGATCGGCCCGAGCACCCTGCGGCACTACTTCCCGACCCAGCGCGCGCTGCACGAGGCGCTGGTGATCGCCGATCTCGACATCGCACTGTCCGACCTGCGCATCCACGACCGGTCCGTGCCCGCCGAGACCCGGCTGCGCGAGTGCCTCGCCCAGATCCTCCCGCCGCGCCGGCCGCTCGACGAGGTCCGGTCGCAGCGGTGGCTGCAGCGGGTCAACACGGTGTTCGGGCCCGGCGGGTCGGCCGAGGTCCGCCGGGCCTGGACGGCCTTCGACACCACGATCCTCGACGCCGTGGCCGGGTGGCTCGGTGTCCTCGCGGCGGAGGGCGTGGTCCCGCCCGGGAGCGAGCAGCGGGGCGCCCGGTTCCTGAAGACCGTGATCGACGGCCTCGCCGTGGCCCGGATCCTGCCCGTGCCGCAGCCGGACGACGAGATCGAGACGGCCGCCCTCGGCGACGCGCTGGCGACGGTCCTGCGCACCGGTTGA
- a CDS encoding prolyl oligopeptidase family serine peptidase, giving the protein MTIEYPPTRTGPDVDELAGVRSPDPYRWLEDGTADEVRRWQQAQAALASGTVRSWPGFDALRDLVAGHTAPRFGAAPRFAGGRWFRSVTAAEDSQAGVVVADEPYGVGETVYAPEPDGDRPAPFLSWFAPSPDGRILAVGLCADGSEQNGIGLLDLRNRVWLDGAPAHRLMDAWSGGVLWLPDSGGFFFTALEGDPGDVSYQVFLHRLADATTTRQEIPWRADASEYRMVLPDPSGTRAVAVERLLTPCPVAIADLDAAGNATWRPFVTGTDATVAGQLVGDRYVAVTDEGADRGRLVAIDVDRPDPADWVTLVPESDAVLRTLTVVGELLYVSQLVDTYARVRVVDGSGRHLGDVPLPGRGAIGEHPYPYPNLTPRGHPDEFWFSFSTLASSWGTYRHRPGATEVEELLAPAVTVADAVVEDHWATSRDGTRVPYHLLRRRDTDPAVPQPALVYAYGGFNAPWVPQYPGGQAALVAAGGVFVHAHLRGGSEFGRAWWLGGRKQTKQNCYDDLYAVAEDLLAAGRTTRGQLGVTGGSNGGLMAGVAVTQRPDLWAAVVPRAPLLDVVGACREPYGRYAVAVELADVDDPADVRRMLTVSPYQLVGEQSYPAVFVDAGDTDPRCSPWHARKFAAALQAAQRGDAPILLHVWENVGHGWATAADVALEQSTEWLAFVCQRLGIEPRPSDR; this is encoded by the coding sequence GTGACCATCGAGTACCCGCCCACCCGCACCGGTCCGGACGTCGACGAGCTCGCCGGGGTGCGCAGCCCCGACCCGTACCGCTGGCTGGAGGACGGCACCGCCGACGAGGTGCGGCGCTGGCAGCAGGCGCAGGCGGCGCTGGCGTCGGGGACGGTGCGGTCGTGGCCGGGCTTCGACGCCCTGCGCGATCTCGTCGCCGGGCACACGGCGCCGCGTTTCGGGGCGGCGCCGCGGTTCGCGGGTGGCCGGTGGTTCCGTTCGGTGACGGCCGCGGAGGACAGCCAGGCCGGGGTCGTCGTCGCCGACGAGCCCTACGGCGTGGGCGAGACGGTGTACGCCCCAGAACCGGACGGCGACCGGCCGGCGCCGTTCCTGTCCTGGTTCGCGCCGTCGCCCGACGGCCGGATACTCGCGGTGGGACTGTGCGCCGACGGCAGCGAGCAGAACGGGATCGGCCTGCTCGACCTGCGCAACCGGGTCTGGCTCGACGGTGCGCCGGCCCACCGGCTGATGGACGCCTGGAGCGGCGGCGTGCTGTGGCTCCCGGACTCCGGCGGGTTCTTCTTCACCGCGCTGGAGGGCGATCCGGGCGACGTGTCCTACCAGGTCTTCCTGCACCGCCTCGCGGACGCCACGACGACCCGGCAGGAGATCCCGTGGCGCGCCGACGCGAGCGAGTACCGGATGGTCCTGCCCGACCCCTCGGGCACCCGGGCGGTGGCGGTCGAGCGGCTGCTGACCCCGTGCCCGGTCGCGATCGCCGACCTGGACGCCGCCGGGAACGCGACCTGGCGGCCGTTCGTGACCGGAACGGACGCGACGGTCGCCGGGCAGCTCGTCGGCGACCGCTACGTCGCCGTCACCGACGAGGGCGCCGACCGCGGACGGCTCGTGGCGATCGACGTGGACCGGCCGGACCCGGCCGACTGGGTCACCCTGGTCCCGGAGTCCGACGCGGTGCTGCGCACCCTGACCGTGGTGGGCGAGCTGCTCTACGTCTCCCAGCTCGTCGACACCTACGCCAGGGTGCGGGTCGTCGACGGCTCCGGCCGGCACCTCGGCGACGTGCCGCTCCCCGGCCGCGGCGCGATCGGTGAGCACCCGTACCCGTACCCGAACCTGACGCCGCGCGGGCATCCCGACGAGTTCTGGTTCAGCTTCTCCACCCTCGCGTCGTCGTGGGGCACCTACCGGCACCGCCCCGGGGCCACCGAGGTCGAGGAGCTGCTGGCGCCCGCCGTGACCGTGGCCGACGCCGTCGTCGAGGACCACTGGGCGACCAGCCGCGACGGCACACGCGTCCCCTATCACCTGCTCCGGCGCCGTGACACCGATCCGGCGGTGCCTCAGCCGGCGCTGGTCTACGCCTACGGCGGCTTCAACGCACCCTGGGTCCCGCAGTACCCGGGCGGGCAGGCGGCCCTGGTCGCCGCCGGGGGCGTGTTCGTGCACGCCCACCTGCGCGGGGGCTCGGAGTTCGGACGCGCGTGGTGGCTGGGCGGGCGGAAGCAGACCAAGCAGAACTGTTACGACGACCTCTACGCGGTCGCCGAGGACCTCCTCGCCGCGGGCCGCACCACCCGCGGGCAGCTCGGCGTCACCGGCGGCTCCAACGGCGGCCTCATGGCCGGGGTCGCGGTCACCCAGCGCCCCGACCTGTGGGCGGCGGTCGTACCGAGGGCACCCCTGCTCGACGTCGTCGGGGCGTGCCGCGAGCCCTACGGCCGCTACGCCGTGGCGGTCGAGCTGGCCGACGTCGACGATCCCGCCGACGTGCGGCGGATGCTGACCGTCTCGCCCTACCAGCTCGTCGGCGAGCAGAGCTACCCGGCGGTGTTCGTCGACGCCGGCGACACCGATCCGCGCTGCTCGCCGTGGCACGCCCGCAAGTTCGCGGCCGCGCTGCAGGCGGCCCAGCGGGGCGACGCGCCGATCCTGCTGCACGTCTGGGAGAACGTCGGGCACGGCTGGGCCACCGCCGCCGACGTCGCCCTGGAGCAGTCGACCGAGTGGCTGGCCTTCGTGTGTCAGCGGCTCGGGATCGAACCGCGCCCGTCGGACCGGTGA